One bacterium genomic window carries:
- the pyrF gene encoding orotidine-5'-phosphate decarboxylase has product MPQHNPLIIALDTDSSGEALKLVRRLKETGVAFKVGFELFSAHGPKIVEKILSHHVRVFLDLKFHDIPNTVAKAAQVCTKMGVWMFNVHTSGGIDMMVAARDAAREAAYKNKTKAPILLGVTVLTSMNNLSHLNIPLSVEDQVLHLASLAKQAELDGVVCSAQETKAIAQKCGKDFCLVTPGIRMPDDAAGDQKRIVTPRDAMQNGSHYLVVGRPVTQSGAPLTSVDRILASLK; this is encoded by the coding sequence ATGCCTCAACATAACCCCTTAATTATTGCTCTGGATACCGATTCTTCGGGTGAAGCCCTTAAGTTGGTGCGTCGTCTTAAAGAAACGGGTGTGGCTTTTAAAGTGGGGTTCGAACTTTTCTCCGCTCATGGTCCAAAGATTGTTGAAAAAATTTTGAGTCATCATGTGCGTGTTTTTCTCGATTTAAAATTTCATGACATTCCCAATACCGTCGCTAAAGCCGCCCAAGTGTGTACCAAAATGGGTGTGTGGATGTTTAATGTGCATACCAGTGGTGGTATCGACATGATGGTGGCGGCTCGCGATGCGGCGCGTGAAGCGGCCTATAAAAACAAAACCAAGGCTCCAATTTTGCTTGGAGTCACTGTTTTAACCAGTATGAATAATTTATCGCATCTTAATATTCCTTTAAGTGTAGAAGACCAGGTGTTGCATTTGGCAAGCCTTGCCAAGCAGGCCGAGCTGGATGGTGTGGTGTGCTCTGCGCAAGAAACAAAAGCAATTGCGCAAAAATGTGGAAAAGATTTTTGTTTGGTAACACCGGGTATCCGCATGCCTGATGATGCTGCCGGTGATCAAAAACGTATTGTTACGCCCCGTGATGCTATGCAAAATGGTAGTCATTATCTGGTGGTGGGCAGGCCTGTAACCCAATCGGGAGCACCTCTTACGTCGGTCGACCGCATTTTAGCCTCTCTTAAATAA